In Streptomyces sp. NBC_01717, one DNA window encodes the following:
- a CDS encoding carbohydrate binding domain-containing protein, translating into MRTRSRLLALAGAVLLGTAATLTVPGTASAANLVNNSGFESATLSGWSCTGGLGSVVSSPVHSGSKALAGAAGDSDNAKCTQTVAVQPNTTYTLSGWVRGSYVYLGVTGGGSTWTTSTSGYSQLSLSFTTGASQTSAEIYLNGWYGQGTYYADDISLDGPGGSADTQAPTAPSGLQSTGKTSSSATLSWTAATDNVGVTGYDIYQGGAKVSTVTGTSATVSGLAASTTYSFTVRARDAAGNVSAASNAVSVTTSSGGSGGTGFKQAAPYLYLGWGNPPAPSTVMNATGVKWFTMAFILSSGGCNPAWDGQRALTGGVDQSAIAAIRAAGGDIVPSFGGWQGNKLGPNCSTPAALAGAYQQVIDAYGLKAIDIDIENTDEFENAVVQDRILGALKIVKQNNPGLKTIVTFGTTTTGPNSYGNRLIDQSKALGADIDVFTIMPFDFGNASTDMYASTVSATEGLKAELKSTFGWDDPTAYAHIGISGMNGVSDNQETTTVQNWTDIRNWANSHHIARLAFWSVNRDHGCPGGGLQETCSGIAQSDWQFTSITAGFTG; encoded by the coding sequence GTGCGCACTCGATCACGCCTGCTCGCCCTGGCAGGTGCAGTCCTGCTCGGTACAGCAGCCACCCTGACCGTTCCCGGCACGGCATCCGCTGCGAACCTGGTCAACAACTCCGGCTTCGAATCCGCAACGCTGTCGGGCTGGTCCTGCACCGGCGGCCTCGGTTCCGTGGTGTCCAGTCCGGTGCACAGCGGCAGCAAGGCGCTGGCCGGGGCCGCGGGCGACAGTGACAACGCCAAGTGCACCCAGACCGTCGCCGTCCAGCCCAACACCACCTACACACTGTCCGGTTGGGTGCGGGGCAGCTACGTCTACCTCGGTGTCACCGGCGGCGGCTCCACCTGGACCACGTCGACGTCCGGCTATTCCCAGCTCTCACTGTCCTTCACCACCGGAGCCTCGCAGACCAGCGCGGAGATCTACCTCAACGGCTGGTACGGCCAGGGCACTTACTATGCCGACGACATCAGCCTGGACGGGCCGGGAGGCAGCGCCGACACCCAGGCCCCCACCGCGCCCAGCGGCCTCCAGTCCACCGGCAAGACCTCCTCCAGTGCCACCCTTTCCTGGACCGCCGCCACCGACAACGTCGGCGTCACCGGGTACGACATCTACCAGGGCGGCGCCAAGGTCAGCACCGTCACCGGAACCAGCGCCACCGTGAGCGGCCTGGCCGCGAGCACGACGTACTCGTTCACCGTCAGGGCGCGCGATGCGGCCGGCAACGTCTCGGCAGCGTCCAACGCGGTGAGCGTCACCACCAGTTCCGGGGGCAGCGGCGGGACGGGCTTCAAGCAGGCCGCCCCGTACCTCTACCTCGGCTGGGGCAACCCGCCGGCCCCGAGCACGGTGATGAACGCCACCGGCGTCAAGTGGTTCACCATGGCCTTCATCCTGTCCTCCGGTGGCTGCAATCCGGCCTGGGACGGCCAGCGCGCGCTGACCGGCGGTGTCGACCAGTCGGCCATCGCCGCCATCCGGGCGGCCGGCGGTGACATCGTCCCGTCCTTCGGCGGCTGGCAGGGCAACAAGCTCGGCCCGAACTGCTCCACCCCGGCAGCGCTGGCCGGTGCCTACCAGCAGGTGATCGACGCGTACGGGCTCAAGGCGATCGACATCGACATCGAGAACACCGACGAGTTCGAGAACGCCGTTGTGCAGGACCGCATTCTCGGCGCTCTGAAGATCGTCAAGCAGAACAACCCGGGTCTGAAGACCATCGTCACCTTCGGCACCACGACCACCGGACCGAACAGTTACGGCAACCGTCTCATCGATCAGTCCAAGGCTCTGGGCGCCGACATCGACGTCTTCACCATCATGCCCTTCGACTTCGGCAACGCATCCACCGACATGTACGCCAGTACTGTCAGTGCGACCGAGGGCCTCAAGGCCGAGCTGAAGTCCACCTTCGGCTGGGACGACCCCACCGCTTACGCCCACATCGGCATCTCCGGCATGAACGGTGTCAGCGACAACCAGGAGACCACCACCGTCCAGAACTGGACCGACATCCGCAACTGGGCCAACTCGCACCACATCGCGCGTCTCGCCTTCTGGTCCGTCAACCGCGACCACGGCTGCCCGGGCGGCGGCCTGCAGGAGACCTGCTCGGGCATCGCCCAGAGCGACTGGCAGTTCACCTCGATCACTGCCGGCTTCACCGGCTGA
- a CDS encoding rhamnulokinase: MVGRVGAGTLDLTEVHRFPNTPVRVGSTLHWDILALYRGVLEGLHAAGRFAGGPPASVGIDSWAVDYGLLDADGALIGNPVHYRDGRTGSATAKVAGALPPTALYAATGLQYLPFNTVYQLVAAQGTPALAAARRLLMIPDLVSYWLTGEVGTELTNASTTQLVDPRSRDWARPVADTLGIDLSLFAPLRRPGDPAGQLLPEVLAETGLAGPVPVTVVGSHDTASAVVGVPAHGDRFAYIATGTWSLAGLELDAPVLTEDSRRANFTNELGVDGTVRYLRNIMGLWLLQECLRTWESQGRTYELDELLRRAAESAPLRSVVDAGDPEFIAPGRMPERISEACRRTGQPVPRDAAETTRCVLDSLALAHRRAIMDAQRLSGRTVEAVHIVGGGAHNELLCRLTADACGLPVVAGPAEAAALGNVLVQARTAGAVAGGLADLRQLLRETQDLRRHAPMGDSRAWERAEARIADGREAHRQKTGDKDEQPRG; encoded by the coding sequence ATGGTGGGCCGGGTGGGAGCCGGAACGCTCGACCTGACGGAAGTGCACCGCTTCCCCAACACTCCCGTACGGGTCGGCTCCACCCTTCACTGGGACATCCTCGCCCTGTACCGCGGCGTGCTCGAAGGTCTGCACGCCGCAGGCCGGTTCGCGGGCGGGCCCCCGGCGAGCGTGGGGATCGATTCCTGGGCCGTGGACTACGGCCTTCTCGACGCGGACGGCGCGCTCATCGGCAATCCCGTGCACTACCGGGACGGCCGTACGGGGAGCGCCACCGCGAAGGTCGCCGGGGCGCTGCCGCCCACCGCTCTGTACGCCGCCACCGGGCTGCAGTACCTCCCCTTCAACACCGTCTATCAGCTGGTGGCCGCCCAGGGCACACCCGCCCTCGCCGCGGCCCGCAGGCTGCTGATGATCCCGGACCTCGTCTCGTACTGGCTGACGGGCGAGGTCGGCACCGAGCTGACCAATGCCTCCACCACCCAGCTGGTCGACCCGCGCAGCCGCGACTGGGCCCGGCCCGTCGCCGACACCCTCGGGATCGATCTCTCGCTCTTCGCGCCCCTGCGCCGGCCCGGCGACCCGGCAGGGCAGTTGCTGCCCGAGGTGCTGGCCGAGACGGGGCTCGCGGGGCCCGTGCCCGTGACCGTCGTCGGGTCGCACGACACCGCGTCCGCCGTGGTGGGGGTGCCCGCGCACGGTGACCGGTTCGCGTACATCGCCACCGGCACGTGGTCGCTGGCCGGGCTCGAACTGGATGCGCCCGTCCTCACCGAGGACAGCCGCCGCGCCAACTTCACCAACGAGCTGGGAGTGGACGGCACCGTCCGCTACCTGCGCAACATCATGGGCTTGTGGCTGCTCCAGGAGTGCCTGCGCACCTGGGAGTCGCAGGGCCGGACGTACGAACTGGACGAACTGCTGCGCCGCGCCGCCGAATCCGCGCCCCTTCGCTCGGTCGTGGACGCGGGCGATCCGGAGTTCATCGCGCCGGGCCGGATGCCGGAGCGGATCTCCGAGGCCTGCCGACGCACCGGTCAGCCCGTCCCGCGCGACGCGGCGGAGACAACCCGCTGCGTGCTGGACTCCCTGGCCCTCGCCCACCGCCGCGCAATCATGGACGCCCAGCGGCTTTCCGGCCGTACGGTCGAGGCCGTGCACATCGTCGGCGGCGGCGCCCACAACGAGCTGCTGTGCCGACTGACGGCGGACGCGTGCGGGCTGCCCGTGGTGGCGGGCCCGGCCGAGGCCGCGGCTCTCGGCAACGTCCTGGTGCAGGCCCGCACGGCGGGCGCGGTGGCAGGCGGCCTGGCCGACCTGCGCCAACTGCTGCGCGAAACACAGGACCTGCGGCGCCATGCGCCCATGGGTGACAGCAGAGCCTGGGAGCGGGCCGAGGCCCGCATCGCGGACGGCCGCGAGGCCCACCGGCAGAAGACGGGCGACAAGGACGAACAGCCGCGCGGCTGA
- a CDS encoding bifunctional aldolase/short-chain dehydrogenase → MTDAPHERVAELLARSHRLGADARNTNYAGGNTSAKGTATDPVTGGDIELMWVKGSGGDLGTLKADGLAALRLDRLRALIGVYPGVEREDEMVAAFDYCLHGKGGAAPSIDTAMHGLVEAAHVDHLHPDSGIALACAADGEALTKECFGNQVVWVPWRRPGFQLGLDIAAVKAAHPEAVGCVLGGHGITAWGASSEECERNSLHIIRTAEAFLAERGKAEPFGPVLDGYRAPAEDERRARAAALAPVVRGLASTDRPQVSHFTDSDVVLDFLARAEHPRLAALGTSCPDHFLRTKVRPLVLDLPAGVPLEEAVARLKELHAAYREDYRAYYERHADAGSPAMRGADPAVVLVPGVGMFSFGKDKQTARVAGEFYLNAINVMRGAEAVSSYAPIEESEKFRIEYWELEQAKLRRMPPPKPLATRVALVTGAGSGIGKAIAHRLAAEGACVVVADVDADSAASVAEELGGPDKAVAVTVDVTSEEQIAAAFAAASLAFGGVDLVVNNAGISISKPLLETTAKDWDLQHDIMARGSFLVSREAARVMTAQGIGGDIVYIASKNGVFAGPNNIAYGATKADQAHQVRLLAAELGEHGIRVNGINPDGVVRGSGIFAGGWGAKRAAVYGVEEEKLGEFYAQRTLLKREVLPEHVANAVFALTGGDLSHTTGLHVPVDAGVAAAFLR, encoded by the coding sequence ATGACAGACGCACCTCACGAGCGCGTGGCGGAGCTGCTCGCTCGATCCCACCGACTGGGCGCGGACGCCCGTAACACCAACTACGCGGGCGGCAACACCTCCGCGAAGGGCACCGCCACCGATCCCGTGACCGGCGGCGACATCGAGCTGATGTGGGTCAAGGGTTCGGGCGGCGACCTGGGCACGCTCAAGGCCGACGGGCTCGCCGCGCTGCGGCTGGACCGGCTGCGCGCGCTGATCGGGGTGTACCCGGGCGTGGAGCGCGAGGACGAGATGGTCGCGGCCTTCGACTACTGCCTGCACGGCAAGGGGGGCGCCGCGCCGTCCATCGACACCGCGATGCACGGCCTCGTCGAGGCCGCCCACGTCGACCATCTCCACCCCGACTCCGGCATCGCGCTCGCCTGCGCCGCCGACGGCGAGGCGCTGACCAAGGAGTGCTTCGGCAACCAGGTCGTGTGGGTGCCGTGGCGCCGACCCGGCTTCCAGCTCGGCCTGGACATCGCGGCCGTCAAGGCTGCCCACCCCGAGGCCGTCGGCTGCGTTCTCGGCGGCCACGGCATCACCGCCTGGGGCGCGTCCTCCGAGGAGTGCGAGCGCAACTCCCTGCACATCATCCGCACCGCGGAGGCATTCCTCGCCGAGCGCGGCAAGGCGGAACCGTTCGGGCCGGTACTCGACGGGTACCGGGCGCCGGCCGAGGACGAGCGCCGGGCCCGCGCCGCCGCGCTCGCCCCCGTCGTCCGTGGTCTGGCCTCCACCGACCGCCCGCAGGTAAGCCACTTCACCGACTCCGATGTCGTACTGGACTTCCTGGCTCGCGCCGAGCACCCGCGGCTCGCCGCGCTCGGCACCTCCTGCCCCGACCACTTCCTTCGGACGAAGGTCCGTCCACTGGTCCTCGACCTGCCGGCCGGCGTCCCGCTGGAGGAGGCGGTCGCACGGCTGAAGGAGCTGCACGCCGCCTATCGCGAGGACTACCGCGCGTACTACGAGCGGCACGCCGACGCCGGCTCCCCCGCCATGCGCGGCGCGGACCCGGCCGTCGTCCTCGTCCCGGGCGTCGGCATGTTCAGTTTCGGCAAGGACAAGCAGACCGCGCGGGTGGCCGGCGAGTTCTATCTCAACGCGATCAACGTGATGCGCGGGGCCGAGGCCGTCTCCTCGTACGCGCCCATCGAGGAGTCCGAGAAGTTCCGCATCGAGTACTGGGAACTGGAGCAGGCCAAGCTCCGCCGGATGCCGCCACCCAAGCCCCTGGCGACCCGGGTCGCGCTGGTGACGGGGGCCGGGTCCGGCATCGGCAAGGCCATTGCGCACCGGCTGGCCGCCGAGGGCGCGTGCGTGGTGGTCGCCGACGTCGACGCGGACAGCGCTGCTTCGGTGGCCGAGGAGCTGGGCGGCCCCGACAAGGCGGTCGCGGTGACCGTGGACGTCACCTCCGAGGAGCAGATCGCCGCCGCCTTCGCCGCCGCGTCGCTCGCCTTCGGCGGCGTCGACCTGGTGGTCAACAACGCGGGGATCTCCATCTCCAAGCCGCTGCTGGAGACCACGGCGAAGGACTGGGACCTCCAGCACGACATCATGGCCCGCGGGTCCTTCCTCGTCTCCCGCGAGGCGGCGCGGGTGATGACCGCGCAGGGCATCGGCGGCGACATCGTCTACATCGCCTCCAAGAACGGCGTGTTCGCGGGCCCGAACAACATCGCGTACGGGGCGACCAAGGCCGACCAGGCCCACCAGGTCCGGCTGCTGGCGGCCGAGCTGGGTGAGCACGGCATCCGGGTCAACGGCATCAACCCTGATGGGGTGGTGCGCGGTTCCGGCATCTTCGCGGGCGGCTGGGGGGCGAAGCGGGCGGCCGTGTACGGCGTGGAGGAGGAGAAGCTGGGTGAGTTCTACGCCCAGCGGACCCTGCTGAAGAGGGAGGTGCTTCCTGAGCATGTCGCCAACGCGGTGTTCGCCCTGACCGGAGGGGACTTGAGTCATACGACGGGGCTCCATGTGCCGGTCGACGCGGGGGTCGCTGCGGCGTTCCTGCGGTAG
- the rhaI gene encoding L-rhamnose isomerase, with protein MTAVPAVKAALKTQAIETPSWAYGNSGTRFKVFAQPGVPRTPREKLDDAARVHQHTGVAPTVALHIPWDKVEGSDGYADLATYAQELGLRLGAINSNVFQDDDYKLGSVTNPDPAVRRKALGHLLECVDIMDATGSRDLKLWFSDGTNYPGQDDIRARQDRLAEALAAVHERLGENQRMLLEYKFFEPAFYATDVPDWGTAYAHCLKLGPKAQVVVDTGHHAPGTNIEFIVALLLREGRLGAFDFNSRFYADDDLMVGAADPFQLFRIMYEVIRGGGFTPDVAFMLDQCHNIEAKIPAIIRSVMNVQEATAKALLVDGEALGAAQRSGDVLAANAVLMDAYNTDVRPLLAEVREELDLDPDPIAAYRRSGWAEKIVAERVGGTQAGWGA; from the coding sequence ATGACTGCCGTACCCGCCGTGAAGGCGGCCCTCAAGACCCAGGCCATCGAGACGCCGTCATGGGCGTACGGCAATTCCGGCACGCGCTTCAAGGTGTTCGCGCAGCCCGGAGTGCCGCGCACCCCGCGGGAGAAGCTGGACGACGCGGCGCGCGTCCACCAGCACACCGGCGTCGCCCCGACCGTCGCCCTGCACATCCCGTGGGACAAGGTCGAGGGCTCCGATGGTTACGCGGACCTCGCCACGTACGCGCAGGAGCTCGGACTCCGGCTCGGCGCGATCAACTCCAACGTCTTCCAGGACGACGACTACAAGCTGGGCTCGGTCACCAACCCCGACCCGGCCGTCCGCCGCAAGGCCCTCGGGCACCTGCTGGAGTGCGTCGACATCATGGATGCGACCGGCTCGCGCGACCTCAAGCTGTGGTTCTCCGACGGCACCAACTACCCGGGCCAGGACGACATCCGGGCCCGTCAGGACCGGCTGGCCGAGGCCCTGGCCGCGGTGCACGAGCGGCTGGGCGAGAACCAGCGGATGCTGCTGGAGTACAAGTTCTTCGAGCCCGCCTTCTACGCGACCGACGTCCCCGACTGGGGTACCGCGTACGCGCACTGCCTGAAGCTGGGCCCCAAGGCGCAGGTCGTGGTGGACACCGGCCACCACGCGCCCGGCACCAACATCGAGTTCATCGTCGCGCTGCTGCTGCGCGAGGGGAGGCTCGGCGCGTTCGACTTCAACTCCCGGTTCTACGCGGACGACGACCTGATGGTCGGCGCGGCCGATCCCTTCCAGCTGTTCCGCATCATGTACGAGGTGATCCGCGGCGGCGGCTTCACACCCGACGTGGCCTTCATGCTCGACCAGTGCCACAACATCGAGGCGAAGATCCCGGCCATCATCCGCTCCGTGATGAACGTCCAGGAGGCGACGGCGAAGGCGCTGCTCGTGGACGGCGAGGCGCTCGGCGCTGCGCAGCGCTCCGGGGACGTACTGGCCGCGAACGCCGTCCTGATGGACGCGTACAACACGGATGTACGGCCACTGCTGGCCGAGGTGCGCGAGGAGCTGGACCTCGACCCGGACCCGATCGCGGCGTACCGACGTTCCGGCTGGGCGGAGAAGATCGTCGCCGAGCGGGTCGGCGGCACACAGGCGGGCTGGGGGGCGTAA
- a CDS encoding sugar ABC transporter ATP-binding protein, whose amino-acid sequence MNQPDTGPAPVLALTDVSKSFGAVRALQDVSLQLLPGEIHALAGENGAGKSTLIKTLAGVHRPDSGQVLLDGEPVVFNGPADARDAGIAVIYQEPTLFPDLSIAENIFMGRQPRASFGRIDRRAVREATAALMTRLGVDLDPERLARGLSIADQQIVEIAKALSFDARVLIMDEPTAALTGSETARLFSVVKTLRASGAAVLFISHRLEEIFGLCQRVTTLRDGRWVASEPLDGLTEDDLVRRMVGRDLDELYPKQATTVGETALSVRRLTREGVFRDVSFEVRRGEIVALAGLVGAGRSEVVQAVFGVDKADAGEVHVNGAPLRAGSPTAAMDAGVALVPEDRRQRGLVMEMSIERNIGLTGLGSLGSGGMVRRTLERGRAADWAVKLQLKYNKLSDTVGVLSGGNQQKVVLAKWLATDPSVLIVDEPTRGIDVGTKAEVHRLLSSLAAEGLAVLMVSSDLPEVLGMADRVLVMHEGRLVAEIPREEASEETVMAAATGRLTGKEKAA is encoded by the coding sequence ATGAACCAGCCCGACACGGGCCCGGCCCCCGTCCTGGCCCTGACGGACGTGTCCAAGTCCTTCGGTGCCGTACGGGCGCTGCAGGACGTCTCCCTGCAACTGCTCCCGGGCGAGATCCACGCGCTCGCGGGTGAGAACGGCGCGGGCAAGTCCACGCTCATCAAGACGCTGGCCGGGGTGCACCGGCCGGACTCCGGCCAGGTGCTGCTCGACGGGGAGCCGGTCGTCTTCAACGGCCCGGCCGACGCCCGCGACGCCGGCATCGCCGTCATCTACCAGGAGCCCACCCTCTTCCCCGACCTGTCGATCGCCGAGAACATCTTCATGGGCCGTCAGCCGCGCGCCTCGTTCGGCCGGATCGACCGCCGTGCCGTGCGCGAGGCGACCGCCGCCCTGATGACCCGGCTCGGCGTCGACCTCGACCCCGAACGGCTCGCCCGTGGACTGTCCATCGCCGACCAGCAGATCGTCGAGATCGCCAAGGCGCTCTCCTTCGACGCCCGCGTCCTGATCATGGACGAGCCCACCGCCGCTCTCACCGGCAGCGAGACCGCCCGCCTCTTCTCGGTCGTCAAGACGCTGCGCGCCTCCGGCGCCGCCGTCCTGTTCATCTCGCACCGGCTCGAGGAGATATTCGGGCTCTGCCAACGCGTGACGACGCTGCGCGACGGCCGCTGGGTCGCCTCCGAGCCCCTGGACGGCCTCACCGAGGACGACCTCGTACGCCGCATGGTCGGCCGTGACCTCGACGAGCTCTACCCCAAGCAGGCCACGACCGTCGGCGAGACCGCCCTGTCGGTGCGGCGGCTCACCCGCGAAGGCGTCTTCCGGGACGTGTCGTTCGAGGTGCGGCGCGGCGAGATCGTGGCGCTCGCCGGGCTGGTCGGCGCCGGCCGCTCCGAGGTCGTCCAGGCCGTCTTCGGCGTGGACAAGGCGGACGCGGGCGAGGTACACGTGAACGGCGCACCGCTGCGCGCCGGTTCGCCGACTGCCGCCATGGACGCCGGAGTTGCGCTCGTACCGGAGGACCGGCGCCAGCGCGGGCTCGTCATGGAGATGTCCATCGAGCGCAACATCGGCCTCACCGGGCTAGGCAGCCTGGGCAGCGGCGGGATGGTGCGCCGCACCCTGGAGCGCGGGCGGGCCGCCGACTGGGCGGTGAAGCTCCAGCTCAAGTACAACAAACTCTCCGACACGGTCGGGGTGCTGTCCGGCGGCAACCAGCAGAAGGTCGTCCTCGCCAAGTGGCTGGCCACCGACCCGTCCGTGCTCATCGTCGACGAGCCCACGCGCGGCATCGACGTCGGCACCAAGGCCGAGGTCCACCGGCTGCTGTCCTCGCTCGCCGCCGAAGGGCTCGCCGTGCTGATGGTCTCCTCCGACCTGCCCGAGGTGCTCGGCATGGCCGACCGCGTGCTGGTCATGCACGAGGGCCGACTGGTGGCGGAGATCCCCCGTGAAGAGGCCTCCGAGGAGACGGTCATGGCCGCGGCCACGGGTCGCCTCACCGGCAAGGAGAAGGCGGCATGA
- a CDS encoding ABC transporter permease has protein sequence MWRLARHTRKDSGVTATLESPPAAPEADRRSARSLMDLVFRARELSIGGALVVLILGTWISNPSFLDDQGIKDLLLNSSILVLLAVGQSVVVITRNIDLSVGSVVGLTAFACGSFVSGTDHSALTVVLLGIGLGVLCGLVSGLLVSFGRVPALVVTLGMLYVIQGIDHAWAHGKQINAADVPDDVLGLGSGSVIGIPYLPLISAAVLVGTAYYLRTYRSGRELYAIGSNPEAARLAGIPIRRRVLAAYAFSGAVAGLAGALWLARFGTVVADAANGWELTVVSSVVVGGVAITGGVGTVWGAALGALLLTTMGSALVVLKVDSFWQQAITGVLLLAAITTDRIVNLRTTSALRKRSRR, from the coding sequence ATGTGGCGGCTCGCACGACACACACGGAAGGACAGCGGCGTGACGGCCACCCTCGAATCTCCGCCGGCCGCGCCGGAGGCGGACCGGCGATCCGCGCGCTCGCTCATGGATCTGGTCTTCCGCGCCCGTGAGTTGAGCATCGGCGGCGCGCTCGTGGTGCTGATCCTCGGCACCTGGATATCCAACCCGTCCTTCCTGGACGACCAGGGCATCAAGGATCTGCTCCTCAACTCCTCGATCCTCGTGCTGCTCGCCGTCGGCCAGTCCGTCGTCGTCATCACCCGCAACATCGACCTGTCCGTCGGTTCCGTCGTCGGACTCACCGCCTTCGCCTGCGGCAGCTTCGTCTCGGGCACGGACCACAGCGCGCTGACCGTCGTCCTGCTCGGCATCGGACTCGGCGTCCTGTGCGGCCTGGTCAGCGGCCTGCTGGTCAGCTTCGGCCGGGTGCCCGCGCTGGTCGTCACCCTCGGCATGCTCTACGTCATCCAGGGCATCGACCACGCCTGGGCGCACGGCAAGCAGATCAACGCCGCCGACGTCCCCGACGACGTGCTCGGCCTCGGCAGCGGCAGTGTCATCGGCATCCCGTATCTGCCGCTGATCTCCGCCGCCGTGCTGGTCGGCACCGCCTACTACCTGCGGACCTACCGCAGCGGCCGGGAACTGTACGCGATCGGGTCCAACCCCGAGGCCGCCCGCCTGGCCGGTATCCCCATCCGCCGCCGCGTGCTCGCCGCGTACGCCTTCTCCGGCGCCGTCGCCGGCCTTGCCGGGGCGCTGTGGCTCGCCCGCTTCGGCACGGTCGTCGCCGACGCCGCGAACGGCTGGGAGCTGACCGTCGTCAGCTCGGTCGTCGTCGGCGGCGTCGCCATCACCGGCGGCGTCGGCACGGTCTGGGGCGCGGCGCTCGGCGCGCTGCTGCTCACCACGATGGGCAGCGCCCTCGTCGTCCTGAAGGTGGACTCCTTCTGGCAGCAGGCCATCACCGGTGTGCTGCTGCTCGCGGCCATCACCACCGACCGCATCGTGAACCTGCGCACCACCAGCGCGCTGAGGAAGAGGAGCCGACGATGA
- a CDS encoding ABC transporter permease — protein MNTLVKYLRWDTVVGVLLIAVFLAGSGTTEGFSDTANLSAALDDTAEIALIALPMTLLVVAGQVDLSVASMLGLSSALAGSLWEAGWAFETIVPLCLLVGALGGLLNGWLVTRVGLPSLAVTIGTLTLYRGLASVVLGDKAVADFPETYSQWATYTQTVPGTFIPYPVALFGVLAVITAVVLHCTAFGRSLYAIGAQEDAAYFAGIRVKRIKLVLFVLAGFVASFAGIVFTLRYGSARADNGVGLELVVIASVLLGGVDFDGGRGTLGGAVAGVLLIGLLNNLLTLNDVSNEIQVIVTGLLLVASVLTPRVVAAVSERRHRRAATASA, from the coding sequence ATGAACACCCTCGTCAAATACCTGCGCTGGGACACCGTCGTCGGCGTACTCCTGATCGCCGTCTTCCTCGCCGGATCCGGTACGACGGAAGGCTTCTCGGACACCGCCAACCTCTCCGCCGCGCTCGACGACACCGCCGAGATCGCCCTCATCGCCCTGCCGATGACCCTGCTGGTCGTCGCGGGACAGGTCGACCTCTCCGTGGCCTCCATGCTCGGACTCTCCAGCGCGCTCGCCGGCTCGCTGTGGGAGGCCGGCTGGGCCTTCGAGACGATCGTGCCCCTGTGCCTGCTCGTCGGCGCGCTCGGCGGCCTCCTCAACGGATGGCTCGTCACCCGCGTCGGGCTGCCCTCGCTCGCCGTCACCATCGGCACGCTCACTCTCTACCGGGGCCTGGCCTCCGTCGTTCTCGGGGACAAGGCGGTCGCCGACTTCCCCGAGACGTACTCCCAGTGGGCCACCTACACGCAGACCGTGCCGGGCACCTTCATCCCGTACCCCGTCGCCCTGTTCGGTGTCCTGGCCGTCATCACCGCCGTCGTCCTGCACTGCACGGCCTTCGGGAGGTCCCTGTACGCGATCGGCGCGCAGGAGGACGCGGCCTACTTCGCGGGCATCCGGGTCAAGCGCATCAAACTGGTGCTGTTCGTCCTCGCGGGCTTCGTGGCCTCCTTCGCCGGGATCGTCTTCACCCTGCGGTACGGCAGCGCCCGCGCCGACAACGGGGTCGGACTCGAACTGGTCGTCATCGCCTCGGTGCTGCTCGGCGGAGTCGACTTCGACGGCGGGCGGGGCACCCTCGGCGGCGCGGTCGCCGGGGTGCTGCTGATCGGGCTGCTGAACAACCTCCTCACCCTGAACGACGTGTCCAACGAGATCCAGGTGATCGTCACCGGCCTGCTGCTCGTGGCCTCCGTCCTCACCCCGCGGGTCGTCGCCGCCGTCTCCGAGCGCCGCCACCGGCGGGCCGCGACCGCCTCCGCCTAG